A genomic segment from Sulfuritalea hydrogenivorans sk43H encodes:
- a CDS encoding ATP phosphoribosyltransferase regulatory subunit, with the protein MTNPRWLLPEAIEDVLPRDAARIEALRRGLLDEFARHGYEFVIPPLLEYVESLLTGSGHDLDLRTFKLVDQLSGRSMGVRADITPQVARIDAHLLNRKGVTRLCYCGSALHTLPAGFNATREPLQIGAELYGHAGLEADIEAIRLLAVALGLCKLAASRFDLGHVAVFRALAKHAGLAPEAEEELFGALQGKDVPTVRELVAGIADPIRSALLALPELYGDRRVLDSAAQILPALPEITAALSDLRRLADALADLPLSFDLADLRGYHYHSGVAFAAYCAGAAGAVALGGRYDDFGRAYGRARPATGFSMDLRELARLSPNEAPCGAILAPWPEDDALHAEALRLRAAGERVVLALPGHEGTWREAGCDRILVRRGDNWIIESLKED; encoded by the coding sequence ATGACAAATCCGCGCTGGCTGCTGCCCGAAGCGATTGAAGATGTGCTGCCGCGCGATGCGGCGCGCATCGAGGCGCTGCGGCGCGGCCTGCTCGACGAATTCGCCCGTCACGGCTACGAGTTCGTCATTCCGCCGCTGCTTGAATACGTCGAATCGCTGCTGACCGGCAGTGGCCACGATCTCGATTTGCGCACGTTCAAGCTGGTCGACCAGCTTTCCGGTCGCAGCATGGGCGTGCGTGCCGACATCACGCCGCAGGTTGCGCGCATCGATGCCCACCTGCTCAATCGCAAGGGCGTAACGCGGCTTTGCTATTGCGGCAGCGCGCTGCATACGCTGCCGGCCGGCTTCAACGCCACGCGCGAGCCGCTGCAGATCGGTGCGGAACTCTACGGCCATGCCGGCCTGGAGGCGGACATCGAGGCGATCCGTTTGCTGGCCGTGGCGCTTGGCCTTTGCAAGCTTGCCGCGTCGCGTTTCGACCTCGGCCATGTCGCGGTCTTTCGCGCCCTGGCCAAGCACGCCGGCCTTGCGCCGGAAGCCGAAGAGGAACTGTTTGGCGCGCTGCAGGGCAAGGACGTGCCGACCGTGCGCGAACTGGTAGCGGGCATTGCCGATCCCATCCGTTCGGCGCTGCTGGCCCTCCCGGAACTTTATGGAGACCGGCGGGTGCTGGACAGCGCGGCACAGATCCTGCCGGCCTTGCCCGAGATCACTGCGGCCCTGTCCGACCTGCGGCGTCTTGCCGATGCACTTGCCGACCTGCCCCTGAGTTTCGATCTGGCGGACTTGCGTGGTTACCACTATCACAGCGGCGTTGCCTTCGCCGCCTATTGCGCGGGCGCTGCCGGTGCGGTGGCGTTGGGCGGGCGCTATGACGATTTCGGCCGTGCTTATGGAAGAGCCCGGCCTGCTACCGGATTTTCCATGGACTTACGCGAATTGGCGCGCTTGTCGCCGAATGAGGCGCCGTGTGGGGCGATTCTCGCTCCGTGGCCGGAAGACGATGCTTTGCATGCCGAGGCATTGCGCCTTCGTGCAGCAGGAGAACGCGTGGTGCTGGCCCTGCCGGGTCATGAGGGCACGTGGCGCGAAGCTGGCTGCGACCGGATACTGGTACGCCGCGGCGACAACTGGATCATTGAATCCCTGAAGGAAGACTGA
- the hflC gene encoding protease modulator HflC, translating to MTIFTVDQRQFAIIFQLGEIKEVISEPGLAFKWPLIQNVRIFDKRILTMDTPEPERFLTAEKKPVLVDSFVKWRIHDVKQYYVSVGGDETLARTRLAQTVNAGLREEFGRRTVHDVVSGARDDIMVVVKKKADADMRNIGVEIVDVRLKRVDLPPEVSESVYRRMETERKRVANELRSEGAAEAEKIKANADRQREVILAEAYRDAQKIKGEGDAKAAALYGRAFGENPEFYAFYRSLEAYRGSFKNKSDVMVIEPNSEFFKYLKNSGKGK from the coding sequence ATGACGATCTTTACGGTCGATCAGCGCCAGTTCGCGATCATCTTCCAGCTTGGCGAGATCAAGGAAGTCATATCCGAGCCGGGTCTGGCATTCAAGTGGCCGCTGATCCAGAACGTGCGGATTTTCGACAAGCGCATCCTGACCATGGATACGCCCGAACCCGAGCGTTTTCTGACAGCCGAGAAGAAGCCGGTGCTGGTGGATTCCTTCGTCAAATGGCGCATCCATGACGTCAAGCAGTACTACGTTTCGGTCGGCGGCGACGAAACCCTGGCCAGAACACGCCTTGCACAGACCGTCAATGCCGGATTGCGCGAAGAATTCGGCCGGCGTACGGTGCACGACGTGGTGTCCGGCGCGCGCGACGACATCATGGTTGTCGTGAAGAAGAAGGCGGATGCGGACATGCGCAACATCGGCGTTGAAATTGTCGATGTGCGGCTGAAGCGAGTCGACCTGCCGCCGGAAGTCTCCGAGTCCGTTTATCGACGCATGGAAACCGAGCGCAAGCGCGTGGCCAACGAATTGCGTTCCGAAGGTGCCGCCGAAGCCGAGAAGATCAAGGCCAATGCCGATCGTCAGCGCGAGGTAATTCTGGCCGAGGCCTATCGCGATGCGCAGAAGATCAAGGGCGAGGGCGACGCCAAGGCTGCCGCGCTATACGGCCGCGCGTTTGGAGAGAACCCCGAGTTCTATGCCTTCTATCGCAGCCTCGAGGCCTATCGTGGCAGCTTCAAGAACAAGAGCGACGTGATGGTGATCGAACCCAATTCCGAGTTTTTCAAGTACCTGAAGAACAGCGGCAAGGGCAAGTGA
- a CDS encoding DUF2065 domain-containing protein, translating into MVNTLLLAFALMLVIEGLLPFLAPRVWRETFRRVTELTDGQVRFIGLSSMVVGVVLLTVFR; encoded by the coding sequence ATGGTCAATACGCTGCTGCTGGCTTTCGCCCTGATGCTGGTGATCGAAGGCCTCCTGCCCTTTCTCGCACCCCGCGTATGGAGGGAAACCTTCCGTCGCGTGACCGAGCTCACTGATGGACAGGTCCGTTTCATCGGACTGTCGTCAATGGTCGTGGGTGTTGTCCTGCTTACCGTCTTCCGTTGA
- a CDS encoding adenylosuccinate synthase: protein MAKNVVVVGTQWGDEGKGKIVDWLTDHSQGVVRFQGGHNAGHTLVIGGKKTVLHLVPSGILRDGVTCYIGNGVVLSPEALIKELDELQAAGIDAEARLKISEACPLILPYHQALDVAREVAKGANKIGTTGRGIGPAYEDKVARRGLRLQDLTKPKRFAERLGEILEYHNFVLKSYHGAEPVDFQKVLDGAMAIAPRLTRMIADVPRALYDAHRGGANLLFEGAQGTLLDIDHGTYPFVTSSNCVAGAAAAGAGVGPGMLHYILGITKAYTTRVGGGPFPTELYDAVDKQDPVGKHMATKGHEFGATTGRARRCGWFDAAALKRAIQINGISGLCITKLDVLDGVEELKICTGYRINGGISDILPVGADDLACCEPIYESLPGWKGSTVGVKTLDGLPAEARAYIKRMEQLCDVPVDMISTGPDREETIVLRHPFE from the coding sequence ATGGCAAAGAACGTAGTAGTCGTCGGCACCCAATGGGGCGACGAGGGCAAGGGCAAGATCGTCGATTGGCTGACCGATCATTCGCAAGGCGTGGTGCGCTTCCAGGGCGGCCACAACGCCGGCCACACGCTGGTCATCGGCGGCAAGAAGACCGTGCTGCACCTGGTGCCTTCCGGCATCCTGCGCGACGGAGTTACCTGCTATATCGGTAACGGCGTAGTGCTGTCGCCCGAGGCGCTGATTAAAGAACTTGACGAACTTCAGGCGGCCGGCATCGATGCCGAAGCGCGGCTGAAGATATCCGAGGCCTGCCCGCTGATCCTGCCTTACCATCAGGCGCTCGACGTGGCACGCGAAGTGGCCAAGGGTGCCAACAAGATCGGTACCACCGGCCGCGGCATCGGCCCTGCTTACGAGGACAAGGTGGCGCGGCGCGGTTTGCGTCTGCAGGACCTGACCAAGCCCAAGCGTTTTGCCGAACGGCTGGGCGAGATCCTCGAATATCACAACTTCGTGCTGAAGAGTTATCACGGCGCCGAGCCGGTCGATTTCCAGAAAGTGCTCGATGGCGCCATGGCCATTGCGCCGCGACTGACCAGGATGATTGCCGACGTGCCGCGTGCGCTTTACGATGCCCACCGGGGCGGCGCCAACCTGTTGTTCGAGGGGGCCCAGGGCACCTTGCTCGACATCGATCACGGCACCTATCCGTTTGTTACCTCGTCCAACTGCGTTGCCGGAGCGGCCGCAGCAGGCGCCGGGGTCGGACCGGGCATGTTGCACTACATCCTCGGCATCACCAAGGCCTACACCACGCGCGTTGGCGGCGGCCCCTTCCCGACCGAGTTGTACGATGCGGTGGACAAGCAGGATCCGGTCGGCAAGCACATGGCCACCAAGGGGCACGAATTCGGTGCCACGACCGGACGTGCCCGACGTTGCGGCTGGTTCGACGCCGCCGCATTGAAGCGGGCGATCCAGATCAATGGCATTTCGGGGCTGTGCATCACCAAGCTCGACGTGCTCGACGGCGTCGAGGAGCTGAAGATCTGCACGGGCTATCGCATCAATGGCGGCATTTCGGACATCCTGCCGGTAGGTGCGGATGATCTGGCGTGCTGTGAGCCCATCTACGAGTCGTTGCCGGGCTGGAAAGGCAGCACGGTGGGGGTCAAGACGCTTGACGGCCTGCCGGCCGAGGCTCGCGCCTACATCAAGCGCATGGAGCAGCTTTGCGACGTGCCGGTGGACATGATTTCCACGGGCCCCGATCGCGAAGAAACCATTGTTCTACGGCATCCGTTCGAATAA
- the hflK gene encoding FtsH protease activity modulator HflK, translated as MSLNDHGWGNQPGGGKRGGGNQGPPDLEELWRDFNRRLSGLFGNKGNRGGGGDGGGGGGDNRMPSISPRQFGGGIGVVMMLVAAVWLGSSFYIVDASQRGVVLQFGAFKESTEPGLRWRLPWPIQSHEIVNLTGVRTVEVGYRGSDKNKVLKEALMLTDDENIVMVQFAVQYLLRDPKAYLFNNRHPDDAVMQAAETAIREVVGKNKMDFVLYEGRDQIAANTQKLIQEILDRYDTGIQVRSVNMQSTQPPEQVQAAFDDAVKAGQDRERHKNEGQAYANDVIPKARGAASRLMEEATGYRQRIIVTAEGDASRFKQILTEYSKAPEVTRSRMYLETVQQVYANTSKVMIDAKGQGNLLYLPLDKLMQATAATAAAPVAAEAAVVPRGVISGPAAATDAPPQTERTAPGDVRTRGSLGSRERGER; from the coding sequence ATGTCCCTGAATGACCACGGCTGGGGCAACCAGCCCGGTGGTGGCAAGCGCGGTGGTGGCAATCAAGGCCCTCCCGATCTCGAAGAACTCTGGCGCGATTTCAATCGCCGCTTGTCGGGCCTGTTTGGCAACAAGGGCAACAGGGGCGGCGGTGGTGACGGCGGCGGAGGTGGCGGGGACAATCGCATGCCGTCGATCAGCCCCAGGCAGTTCGGTGGCGGCATCGGGGTCGTCATGATGCTGGTGGCGGCTGTCTGGCTGGGCAGCAGCTTCTACATTGTCGACGCTTCGCAGCGTGGCGTCGTGCTTCAGTTCGGCGCCTTCAAGGAGTCCACCGAGCCCGGCCTGCGCTGGCGCCTGCCGTGGCCGATCCAGAGCCACGAAATCGTCAACCTGACAGGGGTGCGGACGGTCGAAGTCGGCTACCGCGGTTCGGACAAGAACAAGGTTTTGAAAGAGGCCCTGATGCTGACCGACGACGAAAACATCGTCATGGTGCAGTTTGCGGTGCAATACCTGCTCAGGGATCCCAAGGCCTATCTGTTCAACAACCGCCATCCCGATGATGCTGTCATGCAGGCGGCGGAAACCGCGATTCGCGAGGTGGTCGGCAAGAACAAGATGGACTTCGTGCTTTACGAAGGGCGCGACCAGATCGCCGCGAACACGCAAAAGCTGATCCAGGAGATTCTCGATCGCTACGACACCGGGATTCAGGTCCGTTCGGTCAACATGCAGAGCACCCAGCCGCCGGAACAGGTGCAGGCGGCGTTCGATGATGCCGTCAAGGCGGGACAGGACCGCGAGCGGCACAAGAACGAAGGGCAGGCCTACGCCAATGACGTGATTCCCAAGGCGCGCGGCGCGGCTTCGCGGCTGATGGAGGAGGCGACCGGCTACCGGCAGCGCATCATCGTCACTGCCGAAGGTGACGCCTCGCGCTTCAAGCAGATTCTCACCGAATACAGCAAGGCACCGGAAGTGACGCGCAGCCGCATGTATCTCGAAACCGTGCAGCAGGTTTACGCGAACACCAGCAAGGTGATGATCGACGCCAAGGGCCAGGGCAACCTGCTTTATCTGCCGCTCGACAAGCTGATGCAGGCAACTGCAGCCACTGCCGCAGCGCCGGTGGCAGCGGAGGCTGCCGTAGTTCCGCGTGGCGTCATATCCGGGCCGGCCGCCGCAACGGATGCACCGCCACAGACCGAGCGTACCGCACCGGGTGATGTGCGTACGCGCGGCAGCCTGGGCTCGCGTGAGCGGGGAGAACGTTGA